One genomic window of Anaeromyxobacter diazotrophicus includes the following:
- a CDS encoding glycoside hydrolase family 15 protein yields MPQRFREPSPAEVRELVDRAREPAIGDHAVLGDGRSTALVTRQGCVDWLCWPRFDSPAVFDRLLDPAAGGHFTVAPASGWPSSRRYLPGTNVLETRFESAAGALTLVDLMPLGDADGGAAGLHAERELLRLARCERGEVELEVVLAARPRFGAAPVRWRDAGALGLRLSSAAELFALRGEPRLPLAPGGGVRTRLRLRAGETARFSFTHATESPAVLPPLGAAAEERLARTARAWARWSARTRYCGPFQEEVRRSALTLKLLAHSPSGAIVAAATTSLPEQVGGSLNWDYRYCWLRDASLTVRALFGLGHAEEAEAFLGWLLHSTRLTRPALDILYDVYGRRPPAERELPLPGYRGSRPVRTGNAARDQVQLDVYGEVLDAAAQLVRTEGSIDRDTARMLTAFGDYVCRHWREPDEGLWEPRGGREHHTHSKVLCWAALDRVLTLAAAGHLPRVARGALARERAALREAIEREAWSDALQSYTGTFGGQEVDAALLQLPWYGYLPAGAPRMRATYRRVEEQLGAGRGLLYRHRRRDPAWREGAFGICGFWAAEYLALGGGTAAEAEARIAALLATANDLGLFAEEVDPATGEALGNFPQAFTHIGLVNACLTLQNRLTGAEQLSHQRHLPEADGGGAGTGEEVHS; encoded by the coding sequence CTGCCGCAGCGGTTCCGTGAACCTAGCCCGGCGGAGGTTCGGGAGCTGGTAGACCGCGCCCGCGAGCCCGCCATCGGCGATCACGCCGTCCTCGGGGACGGCCGGTCGACGGCGCTGGTCACGCGGCAGGGGTGCGTCGACTGGCTGTGCTGGCCGCGCTTCGACAGCCCGGCCGTCTTCGACCGCCTGCTCGACCCCGCCGCGGGCGGGCACTTCACCGTCGCGCCGGCGAGCGGGTGGCCCTCCTCGCGCCGGTACCTCCCCGGCACCAACGTCCTCGAGACGCGCTTCGAGTCCGCGGCCGGCGCGCTGACGCTCGTCGACCTCATGCCGCTCGGCGACGCGGACGGCGGCGCGGCCGGGCTCCACGCCGAGCGCGAGCTCCTGCGCCTGGCGCGCTGCGAGCGGGGCGAGGTGGAGCTGGAGGTGGTGCTGGCGGCCCGCCCTCGCTTCGGCGCGGCGCCGGTCCGGTGGCGCGACGCCGGGGCGCTCGGGCTGCGCCTGTCGAGCGCGGCCGAGCTCTTCGCGCTGCGCGGGGAGCCGCGCCTGCCGCTCGCGCCCGGGGGCGGGGTGCGGACGCGCCTGCGCCTGCGGGCGGGCGAGACGGCGCGGTTCTCCTTCACCCACGCCACCGAGTCGCCGGCGGTGCTGCCGCCGCTCGGGGCCGCGGCCGAGGAGCGCCTGGCGCGGACGGCGCGGGCCTGGGCGCGCTGGTCGGCGCGCACGAGGTACTGCGGGCCGTTCCAGGAGGAGGTGCGGCGGAGCGCGCTCACGCTCAAGCTGCTCGCGCACTCGCCCTCCGGCGCCATCGTGGCGGCGGCGACCACCTCGCTCCCGGAGCAGGTGGGCGGGTCCCTCAACTGGGATTATCGGTACTGCTGGCTCCGGGACGCCTCGCTCACGGTGCGGGCGCTCTTCGGGCTCGGCCACGCCGAGGAGGCGGAGGCGTTCCTGGGGTGGCTCTTGCACTCGACCCGGCTCACCCGGCCCGCGCTCGACATCCTCTACGACGTCTACGGGCGCCGCCCGCCGGCCGAGCGCGAGCTCCCCCTGCCCGGCTACCGCGGCTCGCGCCCGGTGCGGACCGGCAACGCCGCGCGCGACCAGGTGCAGCTCGACGTGTACGGGGAGGTGCTGGACGCCGCGGCGCAGCTCGTGCGCACCGAGGGCTCCATCGACCGCGACACCGCCCGCATGCTGACCGCCTTCGGCGACTACGTGTGCCGGCACTGGCGCGAGCCCGACGAGGGGCTGTGGGAGCCGCGCGGCGGGCGCGAGCACCACACCCACTCCAAGGTGCTGTGCTGGGCCGCCCTCGACCGGGTGCTCACGCTCGCCGCGGCGGGCCACCTCCCCCGCGTCGCGCGGGGCGCCCTGGCGCGCGAGCGCGCCGCGCTGCGGGAGGCGATCGAGCGGGAGGCGTGGAGCGACGCCCTGCAGAGCTACACCGGGACCTTCGGCGGGCAGGAGGTGGACGCCGCGCTCCTCCAGCTGCCCTGGTACGGCTACCTGCCGGCCGGAGCGCCGCGCATGCGCGCCACCTACCGGCGCGTGGAGGAGCAGCTCGGGGCGGGGCGCGGGCTGCTGTACCGTCACCGCCGGCGCGACCCGGCCTGGCGGGAGGGCGCCTTCGGGATCTGCGGCTTCTGGGCCGCCGAGTACCTCGCGCTGGGCGGCGGCACGGCGGCCGAGGCCGAGGCGCGCATCGCGGCGCTGCTCGCCACCGCGAACGACCTCGGCCTGTTCGCGGAGGAGGTCGATCCCGCGACCGGCGAGGCGCTCGGCAACTTCCCCCAGGCCTTCACCCACATCGGCCTCGTGAACGCCTGCCTCACCCTGCAGAACCGGCTCACCGGCGCCGAGCAGCTCTCGCACCAGCGCCACCTGCCGGAGGCCGACGGCGGGGGCGCCGGGACCGGCGAGGAGGTCCACTCGTGA
- a CDS encoding STAS domain-containing protein, with the protein MADCNISRERDGERVLYRMSGVFDRIGAWALREKLEVETAADVLLDFSLVRDFSDLGVAVVAHALHETPRRVRFRGLRQHQLRIFRYCGLSIDDGARASPATAAAPAAELS; encoded by the coding sequence ATGGCCGACTGCAACATCAGCCGCGAGCGGGACGGAGAGCGCGTCCTCTACCGGATGTCGGGCGTCTTCGATCGCATCGGCGCCTGGGCCCTCCGGGAGAAGCTCGAGGTCGAGACGGCGGCGGACGTGCTGCTCGACTTCAGCCTGGTGCGCGACTTCTCCGACCTGGGCGTCGCCGTCGTGGCGCACGCGCTCCACGAGACCCCCCGGCGCGTGCGCTTCCGCGGCCTGCGGCAGCACCAGCTCCGCATCTTCCGCTACTGCGGCCTCTCGATCGACGACGGCGCGCGCGCCTCGCCGGCGACGGCCGCGGCGCCCGCGGCCGAGCTCTCCTGA
- a CDS encoding lmo0937 family membrane protein — translation MLWTVTIILFVLWALGMVSGATMGWWIHLLLVLAVISLIFAVMRRGAATV, via the coding sequence ATGCTGTGGACAGTCACGATCATCCTGTTCGTGTTGTGGGCACTCGGGATGGTGAGCGGCGCGACCATGGGCTGGTGGATCCACCTGCTCCTGGTCCTGGCGGTCATCAGCCTCATCTTCGCCGTGATGCGCCGCGGCGCGGCGACGGTCTGA
- a CDS encoding peptidoglycan-binding domain-containing protein: MRRLVALLGCTCLALACRHTQRVEAPGSERSDGAHARGKKEEQGGTGKATSTRVPARAGHPAVAASPEELMQPGSALRIQEALRARGLLREPASGELDEPTSAALRRFQGQEHLAQTGAPDRETLRRLGIDPQGVYRSVPEGREAAPRP; this comes from the coding sequence GTGAGGCGCCTCGTCGCGCTCCTCGGCTGCACCTGCCTGGCGCTCGCCTGCCGGCACACCCAGCGCGTCGAGGCGCCCGGCAGCGAACGAAGCGACGGCGCGCACGCGCGCGGGAAGAAGGAGGAGCAGGGCGGCACCGGCAAGGCGACCTCGACGCGCGTGCCGGCGCGCGCCGGTCACCCGGCCGTCGCGGCGTCGCCCGAAGAGCTCATGCAGCCGGGCTCCGCCCTCCGGATCCAGGAGGCGCTCCGCGCCCGCGGGCTGCTCCGCGAGCCGGCCTCGGGCGAGCTGGACGAGCCGACCAGCGCGGCGCTGCGGCGCTTCCAGGGGCAGGAGCACCTCGCCCAGACCGGCGCGCCGGACCGCGAGACGCTGCGGCGGCTCGGGATCGACCCGCAGGGCGTGTATCGCTCCGTGCCGGAGGGACGCGAAGCCGCGCCCAGGCCGTGA
- a CDS encoding response regulator — MPMQSHPHPQELERGSRGARDPERPARDDHRLRDAPKGRLLVIDDDADIRTALAEILELSGYEVVVAADGQEGAELLAVVSPQAIVLDLMMPRMDGWTFLEHLRCHPTLHDLPVLVTSAAPGEPPPGADACLPKPFDATQLDRAVARLCAH, encoded by the coding sequence ATGCCCATGCAGAGTCACCCGCACCCTCAGGAACTGGAGCGCGGCTCGCGCGGCGCCCGCGACCCGGAGCGCCCGGCGCGCGACGACCACCGCCTGCGCGACGCGCCCAAGGGGAGGCTCCTCGTCATCGACGACGACGCCGACATCCGGACGGCGCTGGCCGAGATCCTGGAGCTGTCCGGCTACGAGGTGGTGGTGGCCGCGGACGGGCAGGAGGGCGCGGAGCTGCTCGCCGTGGTCTCGCCGCAGGCGATCGTGCTCGACCTCATGATGCCGCGCATGGACGGCTGGACGTTCCTGGAGCACCTGCGGTGCCACCCGACGCTGCACGACCTGCCGGTGCTGGTGACGAGCGCGGCGCCCGGCGAGCCTCCCCCCGGCGCGGACGCGTGCCTGCCGAAGCCGTTCGACGCGACGCA
- a CDS encoding Fic family protein: MPRKYEVTHPWLKFTVDLSPGRVSARVWMLLGEARSKCEHIGGVPLRPEIAKKLYTVTLAKGVAATTAIEGNTLSAEDVEKRIEGKLQVPQSKAYQVQEVDNILAALNGVIHPDLIRGSLPPLTPPRIRLFNSLVLKGLPLSPEVVPGQVRTHGVGVGPYLAPPAEDCEYLLDRLCQWLGGEDFDARERPELALPVAILKAVLAHLYIAWIHPFADGNGRTARLIELQILAAASVPDVACHLLSNHYNDTRTEYYRQLQAASQSGGDVLPFIEYALGGFVEGLTHHIAIVREHQQRVAWINYVHDQFRTRKTPSASRMKDLVLELSKKDAPVPRRDLPRLSPQLAVAYAGTTDKTLSRDVNALEGMGLIMKTDAGYRAMSEIILAFCPARHGQARPQLTPPAEPPSPQQSLAL, translated from the coding sequence ATGCCACGGAAGTACGAGGTGACGCATCCTTGGCTCAAGTTCACGGTCGATCTTTCCCCTGGCCGCGTGTCGGCCCGCGTTTGGATGCTCCTCGGGGAAGCCAGGTCGAAGTGCGAGCACATCGGCGGCGTGCCTCTGCGGCCCGAGATCGCGAAGAAACTCTACACGGTTACGTTGGCCAAGGGCGTCGCCGCTACGACCGCGATCGAGGGCAACACGCTCTCGGCCGAGGACGTGGAGAAACGCATCGAGGGGAAGCTCCAAGTGCCGCAGTCGAAGGCGTACCAGGTGCAGGAGGTCGACAACATCCTGGCGGCCTTGAACGGCGTCATCCACCCCGATCTCATCCGCGGCTCGCTTCCGCCGCTCACGCCCCCGCGCATCCGCCTGTTCAACAGCCTCGTGCTCAAGGGCCTGCCGCTCTCCCCCGAGGTCGTCCCTGGACAGGTTCGGACGCATGGCGTCGGTGTGGGACCATACCTGGCTCCGCCCGCCGAAGACTGCGAGTACCTGCTGGACCGGCTCTGCCAATGGCTGGGGGGCGAAGACTTCGACGCGCGGGAGCGTCCCGAGTTGGCGCTCCCGGTCGCGATCCTCAAGGCGGTGTTGGCGCACCTGTACATCGCCTGGATTCACCCATTCGCGGATGGGAATGGGCGCACCGCTCGACTCATCGAACTCCAGATCCTTGCGGCGGCGAGCGTGCCCGACGTCGCGTGCCACCTGCTCAGCAACCACTACAACGACACGCGCACCGAGTACTACCGGCAACTGCAGGCCGCGAGCCAGTCCGGTGGCGACGTCCTTCCGTTCATCGAGTATGCACTGGGAGGGTTTGTCGAAGGCCTGACTCATCACATCGCGATCGTACGGGAGCACCAGCAGCGCGTCGCGTGGATCAACTATGTTCACGATCAGTTCAGAACCAGGAAGACGCCGAGCGCCTCGCGGATGAAGGATCTCGTCCTCGAGCTTTCGAAGAAGGATGCGCCTGTTCCGCGGCGTGACCTGCCGAGGCTCAGTCCTCAGCTCGCGGTGGCGTACGCCGGAACGACCGACAAGACGCTTTCGCGCGACGTGAACGCACTTGAGGGAATGGGGCTCATCATGAAGACGGACGCCGGGTACAGGGCGATGAGCGAGATCATCCTCGCGTTCTGCCCAGCGCGACACGGACAGGCACGGCCGCAACTGACGCCACCCGCCGAGCCGCCCTCACCGCAGCAGTCGCTTGCGCTCTAG
- a CDS encoding M48 family metallopeptidase: MSSSGKLVAAGLASLLGLACSHAQRGKAETALAKALISDQQESQLGVQVKQQLEQEQHVKYLQDPAVVGFVKGITDKILPLAEKERPGVKWQVHVIDDPKTVNAFATPGGYLYVYSGLLLAADTPAEVAGVLSHEAGHVVARHSARQMVDAMGLEAVAALALGKNPSALSQVVAGAGGKGLMLANSREDETEADEYGARFASGAGYDPRGLITFFQKLEKLEGQQPGFAKFLSDHPPTPDRVSHLEQYIAANHLAGAGGRDPGDLPAVKAKIPKAPASAPPGGGPGS; this comes from the coding sequence GTGTCCAGCTCGGGGAAGCTCGTCGCCGCCGGCCTCGCGTCGCTGCTCGGGCTCGCCTGCAGCCACGCGCAGCGCGGCAAGGCCGAGACCGCCCTCGCGAAGGCGCTCATCTCGGATCAGCAGGAGTCGCAGCTCGGGGTGCAGGTGAAGCAGCAGCTGGAGCAGGAGCAGCACGTGAAGTACCTCCAGGACCCGGCGGTGGTCGGGTTCGTGAAGGGCATCACCGACAAGATCCTGCCGCTGGCGGAGAAGGAGCGGCCGGGCGTGAAGTGGCAGGTGCACGTCATCGACGACCCGAAGACGGTCAACGCCTTCGCCACGCCCGGCGGGTACCTGTACGTCTACTCGGGGCTGCTCCTCGCGGCCGACACGCCGGCGGAGGTGGCGGGGGTGCTCTCGCACGAGGCCGGGCACGTGGTCGCGCGCCACTCCGCCCGGCAGATGGTCGACGCGATGGGCCTCGAGGCGGTCGCGGCGCTGGCGCTGGGGAAGAACCCGAGCGCCCTCTCGCAGGTGGTGGCGGGCGCGGGCGGGAAGGGGCTCATGCTCGCGAACTCGCGCGAGGACGAGACCGAGGCGGACGAGTACGGTGCGCGCTTCGCGAGCGGCGCCGGCTACGATCCGCGCGGGCTCATCACCTTCTTCCAGAAGCTCGAGAAGCTCGAGGGCCAGCAGCCCGGGTTCGCGAAGTTCCTGTCCGACCACCCGCCCACGCCCGACCGCGTCAGCCACCTCGAGCAGTACATCGCCGCGAACCACCTCGCGGGCGCCGGCGGCCGGGACCCCGGGGACCTCCCTGCGGTGAAGGCGAAGATCCCGAAGGCGCCGGCCAGCGCGCCGCCTGGCGGCGGGCCGGGGTCGTAG
- the ligD gene encoding non-homologous end-joining DNA ligase: protein MSARRAVEVQIGGRRLELSNLEKVFYPATGFTKGQVIDYYLRIAPALLPHLRDRPLTLKRYPEGAQGPHFYEKRCPAHRPAWLRTAGVWSGVQEEEIRFCVVDDLASLIWAVNLADLEMHTYLHRAPAVDRPTALVFDLDPGPPADVVQCCEVARVLKGLFDRLGLASFPKTSGSKGLQVYVPLNTPVGYAATKPFARAVAELLERERPDLVVSSMKKALRAGKVLVDWSQNDAHKTTVCAWSLRAKERPTVSTPLRWEEVEAALAARDPAALAFDAAEALRRFERDGDLFAPVLKLRQRLPAAGVGAAPGPAPERGRRAPGGRRSARSPGRKAGRKEERTPPPGGGPGTPEDGYLSS, encoded by the coding sequence GTGAGCGCGCGCCGCGCGGTCGAGGTGCAGATCGGCGGGCGCCGGCTGGAGCTGTCGAACCTCGAGAAGGTCTTCTACCCGGCCACCGGCTTCACCAAGGGCCAGGTGATCGACTACTACCTCCGGATCGCGCCCGCCCTGCTGCCCCACCTGCGCGACCGGCCCCTCACGCTGAAGCGGTACCCCGAGGGCGCGCAGGGGCCGCACTTCTACGAGAAGCGCTGCCCGGCCCACCGTCCGGCCTGGCTCCGGACGGCCGGCGTCTGGAGCGGGGTGCAGGAGGAGGAGATCCGGTTCTGCGTGGTGGACGACCTCGCGTCGCTCATCTGGGCGGTGAACCTGGCCGACCTCGAGATGCACACGTACCTCCACCGCGCGCCGGCGGTGGACCGCCCGACGGCGCTCGTGTTCGACCTCGATCCGGGGCCGCCGGCCGACGTCGTCCAGTGCTGCGAGGTGGCGCGGGTCCTCAAGGGCCTCTTCGACCGGCTGGGCCTCGCCTCGTTCCCCAAGACCTCCGGCTCGAAGGGGCTCCAGGTGTACGTCCCGCTCAACACGCCGGTCGGGTACGCCGCGACCAAGCCCTTCGCCCGGGCGGTGGCGGAGCTGCTCGAGCGCGAGCGGCCCGATCTGGTGGTGTCGTCGATGAAGAAGGCCCTCCGTGCGGGGAAGGTCCTCGTCGACTGGAGCCAGAACGACGCGCACAAGACCACCGTCTGCGCCTGGTCGCTCCGCGCCAAGGAGCGGCCGACGGTCTCCACCCCGCTGCGCTGGGAGGAGGTCGAGGCCGCGCTCGCGGCGCGCGACCCCGCCGCGCTCGCGTTCGACGCGGCCGAGGCGCTGCGGCGCTTCGAGCGCGACGGCGACCTCTTCGCGCCGGTGCTGAAGCTCAGGCAGCGGCTGCCCGCGGCGGGGGTGGGCGCCGCGCCGGGCCCGGCCCCGGAGCGCGGGCGGCGCGCGCCCGGCGGGCGGCGGAGCGCCCGCTCGCCCGGGCGCAAGGCGGGCCGGAAGGAAGAGCGCACGCCGCCTCCGGGCGGTGGCCCCGGCACGCCGGAGGATGGATACCTTTCCTCCTAG
- a CDS encoding DUF748 domain-containing protein — protein MTTGASGAPAGPDGEAQGGRRRAARRLHRWWRGLGLALLLLLALLAAARLALEPLLARRTHAALEHTKGIWGTFSRVEVSVLHLSYELHDLRVDKVGEGGARVPYLTVRRLEAGLYWRELLHRHLVGALGLDRAKLEIHATGGAGGKPPAEAPIDLAKVLNQFVPFRLDRAEVRGGEILWVDEHVPGHPKLWFHGIEATLENFATRAALARGEPSILAVSATLQRSGRVSLYASADPLAKGLTFAGQARLAGLALPELGALLAATAGLTPTQGTLDVNLAFKAVDGHLSGGIRPILRDPGVQQAKPGFGHRLKALLADLAIDVLSDRVPGRNAVATTIPIEGDVRQPGAQVWTTVLGVVRNAFVAGLSDSFARLPPPQAQRGETPKQQARRPPATQRGTLGEDGG, from the coding sequence ATGACGACGGGCGCGTCAGGGGCGCCGGCCGGGCCCGACGGCGAGGCCCAGGGTGGCCGGAGGCGGGCCGCGCGGCGGCTGCACCGGTGGTGGCGTGGGCTCGGCCTGGCGCTGCTCCTGCTACTCGCCCTGCTCGCCGCCGCGCGGCTCGCGCTGGAGCCGCTCCTCGCGCGGCGCACCCACGCGGCGCTGGAGCACACGAAGGGGATCTGGGGGACGTTTTCGCGGGTCGAGGTGAGCGTGCTCCACCTCTCTTACGAGCTCCACGACCTGCGCGTCGACAAGGTCGGCGAGGGCGGCGCGCGGGTGCCGTACCTGACCGTGCGGCGGCTCGAGGCGGGGCTGTACTGGCGGGAGCTGCTCCACCGGCACCTGGTCGGCGCGCTCGGGCTCGACCGGGCGAAGCTCGAGATCCACGCCACCGGCGGCGCCGGGGGCAAGCCGCCGGCCGAGGCACCCATCGACCTCGCGAAGGTGCTGAACCAGTTCGTGCCCTTCCGCCTCGACCGGGCGGAGGTGCGCGGCGGCGAGATCCTCTGGGTCGACGAGCACGTGCCCGGCCACCCGAAGCTCTGGTTCCACGGCATCGAGGCGACCCTGGAGAACTTCGCCACGCGCGCCGCCCTCGCCCGGGGCGAGCCGTCCATCCTGGCGGTGAGCGCCACGCTCCAGCGCTCGGGCCGCGTGTCGCTGTACGCCTCGGCCGACCCGCTGGCGAAGGGGCTCACCTTCGCCGGCCAGGCGCGGCTCGCCGGGCTGGCGCTCCCGGAGCTGGGCGCCCTCCTCGCCGCCACCGCCGGCCTCACCCCGACGCAGGGTACGCTCGACGTGAACCTCGCCTTCAAGGCGGTCGACGGCCACCTCTCGGGCGGCATCCGGCCCATCCTGCGGGATCCCGGCGTACAGCAGGCGAAGCCGGGCTTCGGCCACCGGCTCAAGGCCCTCCTCGCCGACCTCGCCATCGACGTGCTCTCGGACCGCGTGCCGGGCCGGAACGCGGTCGCCACCACCATCCCCATCGAGGGCGACGTGCGGCAGCCGGGCGCCCAGGTGTGGACCACCGTGCTCGGCGTCGTGAGGAACGCCTTCGTGGCGGGGCTCTCCGACAGCTTCGCCCGGCTCCCGCCGCCGCAGGCGCAGCGCGGCGAGACCCCGAAGCAGCAGGCGCGCCGGCCGCCGGCGACCCAGCGCGGCACGCTGGGAGAGGACGGCGGCTGA
- the ku gene encoding non-homologous end joining protein Ku, translated as MARAIWSGSISFGLVNIPVKLFSAISHKEVHFHMLHDADGARINLKRFCSAENVEVPYEHIVKGYELSRGRYVTVTGEELEAADPKGARTVEIQDFVELAEIDPIYYDQTYYLAPDRGAGKAYALLLDAMRRTGKVGIARVVLRSKEALCCVRPMGGALALSTMNHADEVVGLDQLELPESPAPAPRELEMAERLVESLTTGFEPSRYHDTHREKILALIERKAAGEQVVAPPEEAPAKVVNLADALAASLAAARRHPAPAQEPSAAAPARAHRTAPRREAAHTAGHRKKRGGS; from the coding sequence ATGGCGCGCGCGATCTGGAGCGGCTCGATCAGCTTCGGCCTGGTCAACATCCCGGTGAAGCTGTTCAGCGCCATCTCGCACAAGGAGGTGCACTTCCACATGCTCCACGACGCGGACGGCGCGCGCATCAACCTGAAGCGCTTCTGCTCCGCCGAGAACGTCGAGGTGCCCTACGAGCACATCGTGAAGGGGTACGAGCTGTCGCGGGGCCGCTACGTCACGGTGACGGGCGAGGAGCTCGAGGCGGCGGATCCGAAGGGCGCCCGGACGGTCGAGATCCAGGACTTCGTCGAGCTCGCCGAGATCGACCCCATCTACTACGACCAGACCTACTACCTGGCGCCCGACCGCGGCGCCGGGAAGGCCTACGCGCTCCTGCTCGACGCCATGCGCCGGACCGGCAAGGTCGGCATCGCGCGGGTCGTCCTGCGCAGCAAGGAGGCGCTCTGCTGCGTCCGCCCCATGGGCGGCGCGCTGGCGCTCTCCACCATGAACCACGCCGACGAGGTGGTGGGCCTCGACCAGCTCGAGCTCCCGGAGAGCCCCGCGCCGGCCCCGCGCGAGCTGGAGATGGCGGAGCGGCTGGTCGAGTCGCTCACCACCGGCTTCGAGCCCTCCCGCTACCACGACACCCACCGGGAGAAGATCCTGGCGCTGATCGAACGCAAGGCGGCCGGGGAGCAGGTGGTCGCGCCGCCGGAGGAGGCGCCGGCCAAGGTGGTGAACCTGGCGGACGCGCTGGCCGCGAGCCTCGCCGCGGCGCGGCGCCACCCGGCCCCGGCCCAGGAACCCTCGGCGGCCGCGCCGGCCCGGGCGCACCGGACCGCGCCGCGGCGCGAGGCGGCGCACACCGCCGGCCACCGCAAGAAGCGGGGCGGCTCGTGA
- a CDS encoding acetyl-CoA hydrolase/transferase family protein, which produces MSRSVTAEEAVSVVRSGHRVFVHSVAAAPRRLIAALTARAGELRVVEMVHLHTEGEAPYAAPELAKSFRVNALFVGANVRAAVQEGRGDYLPVFLSEVPQLFRRGLLPLDVALVSVSPPDRHGFCSLGVSVDVARAAVQTARTVVAQVNRHMPRTHGDGLIHADAIDYLVEGDDPLPELAPRALSEVERAIGRHCAELVEDGATLQVGIGGLPQATLAALAGHQRLGIHSEMISDAVVDLVERGVVTGEAKRVHPGKVVAGFAFGTRRLYDFLDDNPAVAMLDIAYVNDTAVIRRNPRVTAINSAIEVDLTGQVCADSIGDLLYSGVGGQMDFIRGAALSEGGKPIVALPSTTSTGESRIVSYLKPGAGVVTTRAHVHYVVTEHGIADLFGKNLRQRAAALVAVADPRHREALAAEARRRFGSW; this is translated from the coding sequence GTGAGCCGGAGCGTCACCGCTGAGGAGGCCGTCTCGGTCGTCCGGTCGGGGCACCGCGTCTTCGTGCACAGCGTCGCGGCCGCCCCGCGGCGGCTCATCGCGGCGCTCACCGCGCGCGCCGGGGAGCTGCGGGTGGTGGAGATGGTCCACCTGCACACCGAGGGCGAGGCGCCCTACGCCGCGCCGGAGCTCGCGAAGAGCTTCCGGGTGAACGCCCTCTTCGTCGGCGCGAACGTGCGCGCCGCCGTGCAGGAGGGGCGCGGCGACTACCTGCCCGTCTTCCTCTCCGAGGTGCCGCAGCTCTTCCGGCGCGGCCTGCTGCCGCTCGACGTGGCGCTCGTCTCGGTCTCGCCGCCCGACCGGCACGGGTTCTGCTCGCTCGGCGTCTCGGTGGACGTCGCCCGGGCGGCGGTGCAGACCGCGCGCACGGTGGTGGCGCAGGTGAACCGGCACATGCCGCGCACCCACGGCGACGGGCTCATCCACGCCGACGCCATCGACTACCTGGTGGAGGGCGACGACCCGCTGCCCGAGCTGGCGCCGCGGGCGCTCTCGGAGGTGGAGCGCGCCATCGGGCGCCACTGCGCCGAGCTGGTGGAGGACGGCGCCACGCTCCAGGTCGGGATCGGCGGGCTGCCGCAGGCGACGCTCGCCGCGCTGGCGGGGCACCAGCGCCTCGGCATCCACTCCGAGATGATCTCGGACGCGGTGGTGGACCTGGTGGAGCGGGGCGTCGTCACCGGCGAGGCCAAGCGCGTCCACCCGGGCAAGGTCGTGGCCGGGTTCGCCTTCGGGACGCGGCGCCTGTACGACTTCCTCGACGACAACCCGGCGGTGGCGATGCTCGACATCGCCTACGTGAACGACACCGCCGTCATCCGCCGCAACCCTCGCGTCACCGCCATCAACAGCGCGATCGAGGTGGACCTCACCGGCCAGGTGTGCGCCGACTCCATCGGGGACCTGCTCTACTCCGGCGTGGGCGGCCAGATGGACTTCATCCGCGGGGCCGCGCTGTCGGAGGGGGGCAAGCCCATCGTGGCCCTCCCCTCGACCACCAGCACCGGCGAGTCGCGCATCGTCTCCTACCTGAAGCCCGGCGCCGGGGTCGTCACCACCCGCGCCCACGTGCACTACGTCGTGACCGAGCACGGCATCGCCGACCTGTTCGGCAAGAACCTGCGCCAGCGCGCGGCGGCGCTGGTGGCGGTGGCCGACCCGCGGCACCGCGAGGCGCTCGCGGCCGAGGCCCGGCGGAGGTTCGGGAGCTGGTAG